A window of Oncorhynchus kisutch isolate 150728-3 linkage group LG23, Okis_V2, whole genome shotgun sequence genomic DNA:
ACAAACCAGAGGTCAACTGACCCGAAACGAGACGGTAAATTGGTAAATTCTACACCATGTGGTTGCGGACCATCCATTTGGAGCACATACAGGTTTATTTTCATTATGCACTAAACGgaagaaaactgactgaaacaCGGAGGAACTACTTGGACTTGTCATAAGAGACGTTCATTTTCTGTTGCATGCCCTAATGATCATGGCCCGGATGTGCCCATCAACTGGAGACAGAAGATGAAAAGATAGCATTAGCTGTCCTTCATTGGGAGAAACTTCATTTTCCTGTCATGTTTAATTTCACTCCCTCAAACAGATTATAGTTTGATAAATACTCCAAATGCTACGCacagggcacacactggttgaattacattgaaccaatgtggaatacaagctgaattgacatctgtgcccagtgtgtgTATTCAATTGCCTATAATGCTATGCTGCATTTCCCATTTGCAGTGTTAGTACAGTAGATTTTGGCTGTGTGGTGATTGGAGGGTTAAAATGATTGGTTGAGAAAAATGCCTGACCAAAATCCATATTTCTGTGTAAATCAGATGTTTATATATAGAAACAAAATGAGCAAGACAAGCAGAAAAGCCAAACAAATTTATTTACAGACACAATATAAAGATGATCCAGAATATAGGTTTTGTATCACTGTTCAAGCTGTATTCATTCTATCCATTCATTTTCAGACCAATTCTTCTACTTAGTTCTTTTTTTACTCTATAAAATGTATGATATTTTGTGATTCTGAGTCAAACTGAAAAGGTTTAATGTGCTCATACAGATTGAATAAATGTACCTTGTGCATTTTATCTTTTACACACAATCTGTGTGACTGAGTTACAGGTGAAAGAATCGTCCACATTTTTTAGGAGTAATGTCTTTTAAATATCATGGTAATTTGGGGCATTGCATGTACAGAAGAACAGTCCTATGTTTTCAGTTCAGTCAGCAACGTTCCTCTTCTCTGTCACAGTTAAACACAATAAATATTCATAGAAACATACAGCATTCCAAGGCCGAGATCCACAATGCTTTCAAGGGTACATTGTCACAAAGGGAAAATGACACGATGCAGTGACAATAATTATCTTATTTCAAAATGGGCCGATAATAGTCATTCCTTTCCATCATCTGTGAAAAAGTGCATCCATCACTCAATTCTCTTTTAAAATCTATTCAAGGTTCGGTGATGTAAAAGGTTCCATCTCTCGCCGTGCACTGGGAGCTTTAGCAGAAGCTGATCATTGTAAACATATTTCAGTGGTGGTTGCAGGCACACACAAAGCAAATAATACAGTATCATCATGCACAGCATCACGAGTATGCAAATGGAATTATAGAATATTAAGTCATTTCAACAGCAGAAGTGAGCCTTTTCTTAATGAGGTTACACTGTCAGCAGACAGTTAGACCAAGAGTTTGTTTGATATGATCATCCGTTAGATAAGTGATGCAGGGGTGAATTGCATATCTGAGAGAGGATTTGTACAGTAAGGCAGCGTGGTTTTAAGACATGAATGACAGCGACAAATCAGATTGCTCAACAGTACCCAATAACTAGGGCCAGGGTATCTTTTTTTGActatgtgacctgaccaggaaaacctCAAAGCCCTAGTTACAGGCTATAACATAATATAGGCTACAACTAGGACCTAGAGTGTTCCCAGTCAGGTCCCAAGGTGAGGAAACACTCCTGGCCATGCAGAGTGACTAGGACTGTCTGTTCTGGAGGTCAGAGATTTTACTATagtggtggagattataaaataTTAAATCATCTGGCCTTTGTCCAAAAACAGCGAGCAATTAAAACACCACCATTTCACATCAATAATATCCAAGGATATATTCCAGCGTTTGGCAAGGTAGTTATACAGAAGAAAGTGGACCTGTGAAAAAGGTAATCTCTGGTCAGGAGTGTTAACAGTGTTTTATATGAAATATTTACCCATGTAAAACAGGTTAATGTAGCTGGACAACAGAAAGTTGAACTGTTGGATCTTTGAAGATATATTTTGGATTTGCTACAACATCAATAGTGTTCAGGCTttttacacagacatacataaaAGCTGCCTCACCCACAGTGTCTGAGAAAGATAGCACATAGGTGGGTGGGAATCACAACACAGGAAGTGGCAAAGAcaaggtacaggaggaggtgagggacacACAGAGTGGCCCTATATCAGTGTAAATACTTGTGCAACGTTGAGTTCAAATCTGTACAGCAGTAGTACCACCGAGCCACTAAGATTTCACAAAAACGACATCACTAGGAAAGACCACTTTACATTAAAACAAGCAACCTACATTAACAGAATCAGAAATACCGGCGGTCATTGGAGTTGCTTTTTCAGCAAGAGAGTAAGAAACACATTAAGTAGACAGTGTTTGCATTAAAGCAAGCAACCTCCAATTCAtggagctactgtagagagcCCAGATATACGGTGTGAGTTTAAAAGGCTCTTGTCAACTGTAAGAAAAAAAACTTTGTACCTTTCAATTAAGATATGAAAAATGTACAACAGACAAAAACAGATGgtgacagacaacagacaaaaaCAAATGGTGACTCCCCACGATACATTGCGGTTTGGGCGTGACTCTGGTTCACAATCACGTGCAGGCTCCCGAGTGTACATGGAGGATGCCTCGCGTGTGCATGTGCAGGAAGTTAAAGATCTCGTGGGGCATAGCGTGGAACCCGGGGCGGGGCTTGACGTTGTCGTAGTAATGGTGCGTGATGAAGATGCCTGAGGGGTTCATGGGAAATGCCCAGAAGCCGTATAGGTGGACCTCCTCGCACAGTTCCATGGCGGCGGTGACCAGCATCAGGCCGCTGCTGAGGCGTTTGGCGCGGACACCCTGGACACCCCAGAAGCGCTGGACGTTGAGCAGGTACTGAGGATGGAAGAAGAACACACCCCTCTGGGAGTCAAAGTCGTCTAGCATGTACTTTACTCGGAAGGAGACATCAGTGTTACGCGTGTTGTAGAAGGCGGGTAGGACCACCGACGAGTTCTCATAGTTCTGAAGAACCTCATAAAATGGCCGCCGCCACTTCTCTAGCTTCTGGAacctggtggaggaggagagtcgAGGTAAGTGATTCGTGTTTAAAAGGAGGGAAAGGgggtgtgtgtttgagaggaGCAGATGTGAGTGCTGCAGCTCTGTACCCCAACATTACATTTCACTAAGTGCACACCCATTGTAACTGCCTCTGTTAATACATTTCAAGTCTagatgttctgtctgtctgtgtgtgtgtgtgtatgtgtgtggcacAATGACAATGCAATGGCAATATACTTTTTTTGGTGACATAGCCTACAGTACCTCTCTGTTATAATACTTGGATTAATCGTCACCAGATCTGTTTTGGAGCCAACATCAGCAGAATACTTCTCGCTGATGGGTGGTATGTTGCATCTTTGAAGGAAGGAGAATTATTCACATTATTCAATGCAGATTCTGAGAAGACCTGAGCAGATTGAAAGTCGTTCAATACTAGATCTTGCCATGTGAAATCTGCAGACCAAAATAAATCAGCTCAAGTGATGCTGGTAAATATTTTTAGCACTACGGGATGAAGATGCTGTGTACCTAAACACAAAATCTGCTGAGTCAATTTCCTTCCCACATTTGCTGTTCTTGATGATTCCTCCGTTTCCAACAACAGCACATTTCTTGAACTGGGACTTGGAGTACGGCATGTCCTTTAAATGAAACGGAACCAGTGTCAGTTCCATCACTTTAGGGTGGAAGGTATAGCATTGGATGCATGGATGACAGGTAGTCTTACAGGATGCTATACTATATATTGTTATAGTTGGAACACTCACGTCGGGGAACATCTTGAAGACCTCAGTAGTGATGGGCAGGATGCCACTGGTGTCCACCTCATACCTCAGCTTGGTGCCTGCTGGGGTGTTCCTCTTGGTGGTGAACAAGAAGGAGGGTGCATTACAGCAACGCGACAGAGACATCCTAGTGGAGAGAACAAAAGAAGGACGGCGTTCCTGTCGGATCCAAACAAACTGTAGTCGAACAAGGCTGCTGGAGAAACGAGCAACACAGCAGGCCTGGTCCTTGAGGAACAGAACGTTGCACCCCTGCAATAGAAAGTCTCTCTAGAAGTTGGGTTACAGTCACACAATAAAGATTGCTCagatgtctctctctatatatcaggCTATGCGATTGGTACTATAGGTCGATCTCAAATAAAACGTCACAATAAGGTGCAGAGCGTTGGATTTTCCTGCTGGGGGGCAAGCTGACCCCTAACTTtactaaaaccattgacaactgtGTGCCGTTTTCAAGGGATTGCTAAATAAAAGTTAACTATTAGGTTGTAATGTTTATATTTTAATATACTTGAATTACCATGCAAAACAATTGTGCACATTTAGCTCCGTCAGACTTATACAGTAAGTAGCTGCATGCTTTTCAGTGaacatcaattgatcatgtaATTTCAGATATGTGAGGGACGATAGGCTATCATTAATTGGATATTTGAGTGATATAAAATAAAAAGTGAACTATACCTGACAAGTATGAGTGGTTTAGGTTTTTCCCATCCTTTGTGGGCTCTGAAATTTTGTACAGTTGGCTAAACATAGTAATAATTCgatattttgttgtaggcagaacacatcggagtaggattctattgcattgaaaTGCATGTCccagcccgtactctacacagaccggcatagcataaccaatcagagcttcAGTATCCCTATATGCAAAAataccattgccatatatggatctgtgccattcactttgaattggactgtgtttacagaatAAGCTGTCGTGAGTAAGCCGTTTTGAGATCAGAGCGAGAGCTGTATGTAGCTGTGTGTGCACATTTgatcatatcctttgctagttagtgagttattaacccagttatAGCTAgtagtcagcaatgggggagtgattgcttcctaaaAGAGCACAAAACATTACATTCCTAGACctctttgaaaagcaagtcaggtaaAGGGCTTGCTTCTCTTAAAGGTGCCGTATTGAATAAGCGAAGTAGCCAATaagcagagggtagcatcatttgTCTGATTTTCTACAATAATGGTAtcgaataataatgcattttattgtgtaaagtggtttcttgcatcaaacaacattttcaatcacctccttgtctgaaggacaagtggataaacaggttaatgtgaATCCCTACAATCCCTTTTtaaaaagtctcatggaatgtaggcctacattgaacaccacacatttgctgctactgtagactgaatgatagaacagctattgtcgtgttaaaatgttatgggatgcattttctctgttgtttttgatggtaggtcactctggtaggcctacattatgatcaaatagccacagtagtctACTTGATCAGTGTctgaaactgtaacttaaagcgggtacagcctcagtgttcacagtaaatgtgcgctggaagttgcacagaattttcacaacgttcaagttgtgctcagcagacctgaaatttgctcagtgcccaaAAAATGTGGGGGAACATTGGGctaaattaactttttgtccaacCAGCGTAGGCTTACTAATCATGAAAAGCATTCAGCTACTTGAGGTGTAGCTCTGATGATAGAAATAAATGTGGAATAATAGGACATGTGTAGCTCTGATGATAGAAATAAATGTGGAATAATAGGACATGTGTCGCTCTGATGAtaaaactaaatgtggaataataggACATGTGTAGCTCTGATGATATAAATAAATGTGGAATAATAGGACATGTGTCGCTCTGATGATATAAATCAATGTGGAATAATAGGACATGTGTAGCTCTGATGATATAAATAAATGTGGAATAATAGGACATGTGTCGCTCTGATGATATAAATAAATGTGGAATAATAGGACATGTGTAGCTCTGATGAtagaactaaatgtggaataataggACATGTGTAGCTCTGATGAtagaactaaatgtggaataataggACATGTGTAGCTCTGATGAtagaactaaatgtggaataataggACATGTGTTGCTCTGATGAtagaactaaatgtggaataataggACATGTGTAGCTCTGATGAtagaactaaatgtggaataataggACATGTGTAGCTCTGATGAtagaactaaatgtggaataataggACATGTGTAGCTCTGATGAtagaactaaatgtggaataataggACATGTGTAGCTCTGATGAtagaactaaatgtggaataataggACATGTGTAGCTCTGATGAtagaactaaatgtggaataataggACATGTGTAGCTCTGATGAtagaactaaatgtggaataataggACATGTGTAGCTCTGATGAtagaactaaatgtggaataataggACGTGTAGCTCTGATGAtagaactaaatgtggaataataggACATGTGTAGCTCTGATGAtagaactaaatgtggaataataggACATGTGTAGCTCTGATGATATAAATAAATGTGGAATAATAGGACATGTGTCGCTCTGATGATATAAATAAATGTGGAATAATAGGACATGTGTCGCTCTGATGATATAAATAAATGTGGAATAATAGGACATGTGTAGCTCTGATGAtagaactaaatgtggaataataggACATGTGTAGCTCTGATGAtagaactaaatgtggaataataggACATGTGTAGCTCTGATGAtagaactaaatgtggaataataggACATGTGTAGCTCTGATGAtagaactaaatgtggaataataggACATGTGTAGCTCTGATGAtagaactaaatgtggaataataggACATGTGTAGCTCTGATGAtagaactaaatgtggaataataggACATGTGTAGCTCTGATGAtagaactaaatgtggaataataggACATGTGTAGCTCTGATGAtagaactaaatgtggaataataggACATGTGTAGCTCTGATGAtagaactaaatgtggaataataggACATGTGTAGCTCTGATGAtagaactaaatgtggaataataggACATGTGTAGCTCTGATGAtagaactaaatgtggaataataggACATGTGTAGCTCTGATGAtagaactaaatgtggaataataggACATGTGTAGCTCTGATGAtagaactaaatgtggaataataggACATGTGTAGCTCTGATGAtagaactaaatgtggaataataggACATGTGTAGCTCTGATGAtagaactaaatgtggaataataggACATGTGTAGCACTGATGAtagaactaaatgtggaataataggACATGTGTAGCACTGATGAtagaactaaatgtggaataataggACATGTGTAGCTCTGATGAtagaactaaatgtggaataataggACATGTGTAGCTCTGATGAtagaactaaatgtggaataataggACATGTGTAGCTCTGATGAtagaactaaatgtggaataataggACATGTGTAGCTCTGATGAtagaactaaatgtggaataataggACATGTGTAGCTCTGATGAtagaactaaatgtggaataataggACATGTGTAGCTCTGATGAtagaactaaatgtggaataataggACATGTGTAGCTCTGATGAtagaactaaatgtggaataataggACATGTGTAGCTCTGATGAtagaactaaatgtggaataataggACATGTGTAGCTCTGATGAtagaactaaatgtggaataataggACATGTGTAGCTCTGATGAtagaactaaatgtggaataataggACATGTGTAGCTCTGATGAtagaactaaatgtggaataataggACATGTGTAGCTCTGATGAtagaactaaatgtggaataataggACATGTGTAGCTCTGATGAtagaactaaatgtggaataataggACATGTGTAGCACTGATGAtagaactaaatgtggaataataggACATGTGTAGCACTGATGAtagaactaaatgtggaataataggACATGTGTAGCTCTGATGAtagaactaaatgtggaataataggACATGTGTAGCTCTGATGAtagaactaaatgtggaataataggACATGTGTAGCACTGATGAtagaactaaatgtggaataataggACATGTGTAGCACTGATGAtagaactaaatgtggaataataggACATGTGTAGCTCTGATGAtagaactaaatgtggaataataggACATGGAGGATTCCAGATTTCCTGCATATTACCTACTGATTCCTTTTTATTGAAAACTAgttcctggaattttgcaacGCTAGTCAAACTAGATGGAGATGGATCAGGTTGATAATGAGTAGAAGTACAACAAAGGAGGAGGCTAATGTGTGTGATGTACGGTAGAAGACCATTAATAACGCAATCTCTGTGATGCCTTGAGGGTCAATTGTGCTTACTTGAAGTTGTTAGTCTCCACCATGTTCTGCTGCCACTTGCACACCTGCAGGTTCCTCCATCTCTCAAACAGCTCCGACGTCTTCACCCTGGCAGGCAGCCAGGGAAACCCCACATAAACACCAGACAAAGAGAAGAGTCAAGTGATCCATGTATGTTTAAGAATAAGGAAATGGTCCTATACCagacactgagtgtataaaacactaaggacaccttcctaatattgagttgcacccacttttgcTCTCATAACAGCCTCAATttattggggcatggactctacaaggtgtcgaaagcgttccacagggatgctggcccatgttgactccaatgcttcccacagttgtgttaagttggctggatgtcctttgggtggtggaccattcttgatatgcatgggaaactgttgagcgtgaaaaacccagcagcgctgcagttcttgacacaagccAGTGCGTCTTGCATCTACTAACATACCCCGTTTAAAGACACAaatctttgtcttgcccattcaccctctgaatggcacacacacaatccaggtctcagttgtctcaaggcttaaaaatccagcTTTAACCCGtctactccccttcatctacatcatagctttcacctgaagtcacctagtcagtctatgtcatggaaagagcaggtgttcttaaatgttttgtacactcagtgtaggttCAGTATATGGTCACAATGAGGGGGTGGAAACTGCACAGGTATATAAAACTGACCAACAGGGGGACAGGGCTGCATGGGGCTACACTACAGCATGCTACGTGGCTCTGCTCTATAATATGAATATTAAACACGCGCTGAGGTGTAACATGAGAATGACACTGGATTTTGTGGCTCTGGGATTAGCATTGCGCCCAGGCACTCCCTCTGACTGACGCCTTGAGTCCACCGTCTTGAGGAGAAGATGGTGATAGCCAGAAATAGGTCTCTGAATATCTCCCCTTGAACTGACATTCCCCCTTGATGACTGTGGCATTTGACTTGCTCAGGGAGGTAAAGCACCAGAGGGCTTGATGTAGTGTAATGAAAGCCAGTCACTGTACTGTCACTGCTGGCAGAGCCATGGGTGGTTGTCTGTCTGCTTCCTGGCACACTGCCCCTCAGCAAGCTCCTCTTACAGGTGTGATAACTAGCTGGAACAGCCTCAAGAACACGTAGGACGGTGTGGAACAGCTTCAAGAACACGTAGGACGGTGTGGAACAGCCTCAAGAACACGTAGGACGGTGTGGAACAGCCTCAAGAACACGTAGGCCTGTGTGGAACAGTCTTAAGAACACGTAGGACTGTGTGGAACAGTCTTAAGAACACGTAGGACTGTGTGGAACAGTCTTAAGAACACGTAGGCCTGTGCGGAACAGTCTTAAGAACACGTAGGACTGTGTGGAACAGTCTTAAGAACACGTAGGCCTGTGCGGAGCAGTCTTAAGAACACGTAGGCCTGTGCGGAACAGTCTTAAGAACACGTAGACCTGTGCCGGAGTCTGTTCTAGAGGTAGAGCTGCTGCTGATTGTACATCTCCATGGCGACAGCAGCTCAAAGCCAGTCTGGACCACTTTCCCATCTATCTTATTTGTCTGTATCTACCACACTATCATCAAATCATTCTTTACAACAATAACAAATAAAAGAACAAGGGATGGGCCTGAATGTTGGAACTGAGTGCACAGGCTTTGTTGTTTCATCTAAGATCTGAATTAGAAACTAATTTCAGAAAGAACACAAACCAGCAAGACACACAGCCCCTGGAGGACCATATCTGCCCATCACTGCATTCCTAACACAGGCGATACACTCACATGGTCAGGACTTTGACATCCATAATCTCCTGTCTGAGCTCTTTACATGCAGTGGAGTTGTAGTCATAGGATCCATCGTATGAATCCAGATACCTGGAGGGATTGTCACAGTCAACATAACGATTACACAATAATCAACAATAATATGGAACAGACTGGGCCACAAAACACATAGCACAGTGGGTTCTGGAAAATATGTGATAAATTGTGATACACTTAACTGTATTCCATTACAATTGGCTATActttatgtattattattattcatctttAATGTAAAGACATTGTTGTGAGATGAGTGGCAGGTGTGATATCATTCCTATGGGTAGGGGACCCACAATATGTATCCTGGACACTTTTTTGTCACCAACTACCAAAGttggtgacaaaacagaaagTGATACAATTTCTCTGTTTTGTTTTCAGATTTTAAACATTCATTATTGTATTTTGACATGGGAATTTGGACTTGACATGGGGTACAACAATTAACACTGACATTCTCTTAACAAAAACAAG
This region includes:
- the st8sia5 gene encoding alpha-2,8-sialyltransferase 8E isoform X2 → MLRRRMGYSDPTSGRDLLGNRSLCFIFICAFGLVTLLQQILYGKNYIKSAQQFSRLKGDETGNWTGPVNFSDDGSLKPARNGKKRYLDSYDGSYDYNSTACKELRQEIMDVKVLTMVKTSELFERWRNLQVCKWQQNMVETNNFKMSLSRCCNAPSFLFTTKRNTPAGTKLRYEVDTSGILPITTEVFKMFPDDMPYSKSQFKKCAVVGNGGIIKNSKCGKEIDSADFVFRCNIPPISEKYSADVGSKTDLVTINPSIITERFQKLEKWRRPFYEVLQNYENSSVVLPAFYNTRNTDVSFRVKYMLDDFDSQRGVFFFHPQYLLNVQRFWGVQGVRAKRLSSGLMLVTAAMELCEEVHLYGFWAFPMNPSGIFITHHYYDNVKPRPGFHAMPHEIFNFLHMHTRGILHVHSGACT
- the st8sia5 gene encoding alpha-2,8-sialyltransferase 8E isoform X1 codes for the protein MLRRRMGYSDPTSGRDLLGNRSLCFIFICAFGLVTLLQQILYGKNYIKSAQQFSRLKGDETGNWTGPVNFSDDGSLKPARNGKKRCFRQNFQPDSQSSVIVTPCLADIKKKKKRSPRYLDSYDGSYDYNSTACKELRQEIMDVKVLTMVKTSELFERWRNLQVCKWQQNMVETNNFKMSLSRCCNAPSFLFTTKRNTPAGTKLRYEVDTSGILPITTEVFKMFPDDMPYSKSQFKKCAVVGNGGIIKNSKCGKEIDSADFVFRCNIPPISEKYSADVGSKTDLVTINPSIITERFQKLEKWRRPFYEVLQNYENSSVVLPAFYNTRNTDVSFRVKYMLDDFDSQRGVFFFHPQYLLNVQRFWGVQGVRAKRLSSGLMLVTAAMELCEEVHLYGFWAFPMNPSGIFITHHYYDNVKPRPGFHAMPHEIFNFLHMHTRGILHVHSGACT
- the st8sia5 gene encoding alpha-2,8-sialyltransferase 8E isoform X3: MLRRRMGYSDPTSGRDLLGNRSLCFIFICAFGLVTLLQQILYGKNYIKRYLDSYDGSYDYNSTACKELRQEIMDVKVLTMVKTSELFERWRNLQVCKWQQNMVETNNFKMSLSRCCNAPSFLFTTKRNTPAGTKLRYEVDTSGILPITTEVFKMFPDDMPYSKSQFKKCAVVGNGGIIKNSKCGKEIDSADFVFRCNIPPISEKYSADVGSKTDLVTINPSIITERFQKLEKWRRPFYEVLQNYENSSVVLPAFYNTRNTDVSFRVKYMLDDFDSQRGVFFFHPQYLLNVQRFWGVQGVRAKRLSSGLMLVTAAMELCEEVHLYGFWAFPMNPSGIFITHHYYDNVKPRPGFHAMPHEIFNFLHMHTRGILHVHSGACT